DNA sequence from the Cryptococcus decagattii chromosome 5, complete sequence genome:
AAACGGACCAAACAACGGCGCCGACGAAGATCACGTATTCAATCGGGGCAACTCGCCAGAAGCTGTAAGAGTGCTTGGGAGAAGCGACAAGGTCGGCGACGGCGTGAATAATTAAGGCAGAAAGAGCCGCGTTGGGGATCCAGTAAAAAGCCGGGGCGACAGCGTACAGGGCAACAATAACGACGACACCGGTGGCGAGACCCGCAGCAGGGGTTCGCACACCAGCCTTAGACTTGAGGGCAGATCGCGAGAAAGAACCGGTAGAAGGGTAGGCAGAGAAAAGAGTACCAATGGTGTTGTTGACACCGATGGCGATCAGCTCTTGGTTGGGGTTAATCTTGTAACCGTTTAATCGACCGAAAGATTTGGCAATGGAGATGTGctcgaggaggaggatgatagTGGCAACAGGAATGTGGGGGCCGATAGCAGAAAGTAATTGACCGTCAATATAAGGTCGGCCTACGTGTTGCAAGCCCGAAGGGACACTGCCGACGAGAGAAATGCGGGGCTTGGCGGCGTGAACGTTGACTCGCCAAGAGATAACAGTccagatgatgatgacaaAGGCGTGTCTAAGAGATTGGCAGAAAAACGTAATTCGACCATAGCGAGGGTATCGTTTACCAAGCCAAGTAAATCCCCACTTGATTCCATAAAGAGTAGCAAGTGCGGTCATACCGAAGGCAGTGTCGAGTGATGCCTGAGGCAAGAACTTGAGAGTGTTGATGATAACCTTGTACGTGGCATCGCGGGTGTTAAACTTCTTGGACAGACCGAAAACAGCCGGAAATTGACCAGCGGCGATGTTAAGAGCACTGCCAGTCATGAAACCAGAGACGGCAGGTTGGGGGACTATGGATTATGTCAGCAAACTGCGGCCCGCGGCGGTTCAAAACTGCGAACTCACTGAACTCAACAAGCCATCCAAGCCTCAACAATCCGATACCCAGGACAACAAATCCACAGATGAATGCCAAAGCGGTTGCGATAACAGGCTTGGAATAAAGGTCACCGTATTTGTCTTGCACACTGAGAATGATGTTGCCAGTCTCGAGGGACATGACAGCGACGGGACCAATGGAAACATCCTTGGATGTGGCAAAGAACGCGTATGTAAGGACACcgatgaaagaagagtataAACCATATTGGGGCTCAAGCTCGGCAATTTTGGCGTAAGAAAGAGATTGGGGAACAAGAACCATACCAACGGTGATACCACTGCGGATGATTTGTCAGCCATTTccatggaaagaagaagaatctACCCACGCCACAAGGTCACCGAACAACCAAGTCAAGTTGTATCGGGGAACCCATTGaatgaaagggaaaagagaaaggatATAGGACTTGATCTGAAAACTTAAGTCAGTACAATTAGGAAGCAGTTGAACGCATCACTCACTCCCGGCCCAAGAGCTGGAGTCCGACTCTTTGCCCAGTCAAAGACCGAGATGGTCTCTGGTGTTGTTTCCGTGTATCCAAAGTAGTGCTTGACCCTACTCTTGGCCACTTGGGGGTCGAGACTATGCTTGATGTCGGGAGACATAGTGGCGGGAAGATCTTCCTGAGTCGATATTCTCGTTGCCGCCGTAGAGAAATTCTCTTCCTGAATAcgaatgaaggaggagtCGAGTGGTGAAGGTGTTGAACGATCTACGaattttccttttctcgaATTCCCAAGCCTACTTATAAAACGCATCTATCGAATCTATTTTGTCTAAAAAGGTGAAGACAGCAGAAACGAGCACGTCTTCAGATTAggatgggagatgatgcGGGTGGGATTGACTGGGAGGTGTGTTCACCAAGAAGCGAACTTTTGTGAGAATATTCCAGATAATTAAAGATGCAAGACGTCACAAACAACTATTGGAGTTGTTCACTAATGTACTGGCATTCTCCGCATTGCAGAGAGCAGATGCTTACAGCGCACACCATAGTCGGATGGGCAATTGCGAGCCTCAAGTTTGATTTCAACAGCCAAAGAGTAGCAAAAAATTTCGAGCACGCCATCTGTCGAAACCGGATAATTGTCCCTTAAGGTTTACCCAGTATATTACTCCCGACATCACATCAGCTGCCGCGGCTTACAAAGCAGTTGAGTGACGTCGAACATTCGCTGCTAGTTGCTGGCAACCAGCAAGTTCATCATTCATCGCTCGTATCGATGATGACTGATAAGTGGGGCCAAAAGGTGGAGTTAGTAGACATGAGAAGGTGAAAGATGATTTCCATGCATGATGCTTCCGCTTCACAAAGGAGTCCATAATCCAATCATGGCGTCGCGGGAACCTTGATGACGATTATTTGACTATGTATATCCCTGTGAGAAGCAAAAGCCGGTGCCTAACAAGCGGTAGTCACCACCGTCAACAAATAAGTGAAGTAAGTATACTCGTAATGATTGACGAATTATTTCGTCTTTCAATAATTCGCACGCACTCTTTTCGATCGGTGCTCTAACTGACCATTGCTCTTTTTTCTCAGCTTTCAGCCTCGATCCCTTGACAATCGCCAACATAAATTACATCCCAAACCTCAAGAAGTACGAAAACCAATCAGCTGGGACTGTTCCTGGCATCTTGCGCGATCATTGACCATCTTTAATCAGTAGGGCGCGAATGCTCCCTCTTGTCTTTTCAGCCCTTGTATCTTGACTTCCCAACTTCTCCAGATCGCCCTTCATCGAAGGAAGTTTATTGTGAGTACGCGTCAAAATATAGCTCTACGTACGTGCTCTAAGGACAAAAAGAAGCACGCACCGTCGCGAATATGCTAACGTCAGGATGGAGATCCAGTGGTGATTACAGATAGCGATGAGGCTGAGAAATGATCTCGCTCCCGCGCCATCCGCCATAGGTAGCATTTATCGCATGCCTTGCTAATGATGTCTTGACACCCTGATCGATGGTATTTTGAGTCATGAATAATAAGGTTTGTGCAGTGATTATCTGTTATTTCTTCATTGGATAGACACGATCCACTATCTTCCAGCCCTGTGAATATCCATCTTtccaccttctccttttACTCCCGTTGTCGTTCGTTATGGTATTCTCACGTCTTACACTACAACATGACCGCATGACCGACTTGACAACTGAGCGACAGTATACTCTCTGACTGGCGTGTTCTGCCCCATTGGTGGTGTCATTTGATTCATTTGACATATTCAAATTGTGCTTCTTTTCAATCCTGCACGTTCACCATAGAGGAATGGTCAGCAAAGATAGGGACGACCGTGCCTATCCGCCTCCTTTACATGGATTTCACTAGAGCCGTTCGTCGTCCTTTTTTTTCGCATGATTCGGAATACGACGATACGTACTATTAGTACCGCTCTAAGATCATCGTATTTATTACAAAGGGTTCGTGAATCTGTCTTGCTTATTACATATTTTGTTTTCTCTAACAGGAAGACTGCATCGGCACGATAAATGGCAGCTCGTCCCTCCTGTCTGATAAGAGATTTCAATTCAAGTGTCCACTGCATGGCCGGGGTATGGTATGTTGCGACTTTTTTTGAAGTGCGAAGAACCAAAGCATCAACAAAGACGGTATAACAAAACCATCACGAATATCGAAACATGGGGTTCAATGGCGAGCCAAGACGTTCATACCGGACACAAGACAATGTCGTATATGTAAAGCTAGGACAAGCAGGCTACACGTGTCATCACTCAACGACATCAACAacctttctccttgtcgGCATGGCCGGCATCATCACTTTTTTGACAACCTTCCCGTCCTTGTTTGCCGCCGGAGACTTAGGTTTCATCGGCTTATTTTTCGttatcttctctttcttcgcCACTACCGCTCCCATCTTTGACTCTTCAAAACTACCCCATGATCCGTAAATCTCCGCCCATACCTTCTTCACACCTGTCCCAACATTTGCCTTTTCGACTTCTTCACCACTGAGCCATACTGCTGGTCGAGGCGTCCTGGGTTTGATAGACGGAGGTTCGCTGCCGGAAGATGTGAGGGTGAGGAGATGAATATGATAGGTCATGTTGATATGAGAAAAGATATGAGGTATATTGCCTACATCTCTGTTTGACGTCTGCAAGCCTTCGGCGTCCTCTTCCGTGATTTTGATATAATCTGACAGTGCTTCTAGGGAGGCACTGAGCCTTTCGGAGGGGGATAAACCTTCTGAAACAGGCGTGGTGGGAGGTTCAAAGAGACCGGCGAGTAAACCTGATCAGTTCCATTAGCTTATGCGTTCCTCATGCAGCCTGATACCGCATTCACCTTTCTCCGGGCGCTTTGTAAACAACCATCTCCTTTGATCCCCGTTACCTCTCCACTGTACGACACACACAGACTCTTCTTTGACTCTCGacgccttcttctctttcttcataGGGAACATCATTACAGTCGGGATATTGTCTGTCTTGATATCGCAGGGTATTGGAGCACACAGTTTGCAGTTTGATTCGGCAGTAGACGGAAGTGGTGGAGGGTTGGAAAGCTGAAAATTGGGTATCAGTGCAAGAATCGAGGAGCTCTCAAATGAATTGACGTGCCTCTGCATAGCCTTTGCAAAATTTCTGCAGAGGGCATATGCCGCACTGGGGGTTCGCGGGCTTACATATCTGACTACCCAATTCCATCAGAGCCTGGGTGACATCGTCAGCAATGTGTAACGTCTCACGGCTGATCTCTCATTAGTCACTTACTTGGTTCCAGTCACCCGCTACACCCTTGTGTTTATCTCCAGAGGGTAGATGATTTATCAACTCGTCAGCTATCCGCCAGAGGAATTTGATTGTAGCCGGAGCAGTTTGTGGGGCATGCACCGCGAGAAGACGAGTGAGAAGACGGTGGATATTGCCATCGATCTGACTATTTGTCAGCACAAGTCATTGGATGAAATAGTGCTACCTACGATAGAGGTCCTCGCTCCATAAGCCATCGAACAAATGGCCCCTTATATATGGTCAGATCATGGCTGTGCGGTATTACAAGCAACACACCGGCGGTATATCTTCCTACTCCATCGATTTCCTTTTCCAAGATAACAGGATCATCGGGAAGTCGCCCGTCGTATTTCGAATTTCCCATGACTGTTTTCGCTCCTGCCAGCAGAGACCTTGCTCTGCGGTAGTATCCCAATCCACCTGAATGTGACAACCGTTAAACGAGCTTTTCAAAAAGATGATAACTTACGCCACGCAGCATTAACTTCCTGTCCGTTTCTAGACGTCAGCTGATGCTGTCTGTCTGTAAGTGTTTACTACGGACCTCCACGTCTGCCTTTGCCAAGTCGCCGATTGTAGGCCATCGCTCCATCCATTTTTGCCAATAGGCAATAACCTAAACCGCGAACGTGAGCCGCGAAATAAGATGACTGGGACCGTTAATTCTCACAGTTGCGACCTGTGTTTGCTGAAGCATTACTTCGCTAACTATCATCCACATCATAAGTCCCTGTTACTATCGATTAAATCTTTCTATTAAAGCTCACCCCATATCTAACATGTAATGTATCAGCTCGCAAACCTCTTGGTGCACTAAGGTATAAATACTTACCTCGTACGCCCTCTGCCCGTTTTCTTCAATGCTTGAAGATGGGTCATATTTCTTTCGCCAAGGCATACCCCTTTTCTCCCTGATGGAACCGTTAGCACAATAGCTCAGCTTTTAATAGAGATCCTACCCACCTCACGCGTTCAAACCACGACAATAAGCTCTCCTTCCCGTCTACGATCTTATCAATGGAATGGTATTCCATTCCATGTCTCCGAGAAATTGTGCTACCAAGGTCTTCTATATCCTCTACATTGTCTATCGCGATGCTCTTCCCGCGTGCCCCCTTTACTATAATGGCCTTGGCTCTGCTTTTTGTGGAAACTGGTGCAGCACGTTTTCGTTTGAAAGACGACCGTTTAGTTTCTGAGACGCTGGGGGAATAGTCGCTGGAGTCCGAATCGGAAACTGAGTAGACCGATGGTGAGCTCGATTTTCGGAGCATGTATGGCTTCTGTAGACTAGAGGAGTTGATTGCTATTAGTGCTCAAGGGCTATTACAATCTGTTCTATTAGACACAACAATCTACTAATACTGGGACAATGTCAACGGTCGCTAATTTCGACGCGTCTTACGTTAATTACGAGTATTTTACCTCCACCTTCCGACGCGACACGTATGatgtcatcatcattccTTCGGATTGTCGCAGGAATGAGATGCTGATCAGAACAAAGAGCAAGATAAATAGACAATAATCCAAGCTCTTATTTTTTGCCCTAAGCCGCACCAAAATCAACATCATGTCTGGCCAAGAACAAAAGAACGAACCATCTCAATTGACTGGGCAACTTAACTCTGCTTCAGGTCTCGTACAACAGGTATGTTAGTCGTCAGCGAGATATCCCTATCTCTCATCTCTATCTAGCTTTCTTTTAATGCTACTTGATCACAGGCTATTGGGAATGTTGTGCCTGAATCTATGGGAGCCTCTTCCTGGACCCAATCAGGTCATAAACTTCAGAAGGAGGGGCAAAATGAAGTAGATGCAGCCAAAGCGCAAAAGGCTGGAGCAGCTACGGTCGACTCTGGTGTAGGTAAGATCAAGTCGTGAGTTTGTCCAGAAATGATGCATTATGAGGGTCAACTGCCCTAATCCTTCTGGTACTTATTTAGTGCCTTTGGCTACTTGACCGGAGACCAAGACAAGCAAACAGAAGGAAACACTCAAGCTGAGAAGGCTCAATGGGATTACAAGCAAGCCACATCCGATTCCATTGCTGCCATTCCAATACCTAGTGCTGAAGGAGTTAAGGGGAAGCTTGAGAGTATTGTTGGTATGGCCACAGAAGATCCTGAAAAGCAGAAGGAGGGCAATATTCGAGCTGAGAAGGCTGCTTGGAAGGATGGGGTGTAAAAGAGGTACGGCCGGCGAAAGAGCCATTGACTTATAGATACTATATGCACTAGTCGTACAATTTTCAAATGGAGACTTCAGGTCGGATGGCCAGATCCATTCCATCACTTTGTGAGGAACGAAAACAACATTAACCCAGCCTTAAATATAAGTTCAGTAACTAATATCGAAGGGCGAATAGCCTTCCCAATGAAATGACAATAGGTTCTTCATTAGCCTCGCCACAATAATGCTTAAGCTCAAAGAGATCCAAAGAAGCTTGTTCGCAGGTAAAAAGGTACTTATACATTAATGTCTCACAGGAAAGTGCTCAGCTAACGGATACATGATAATATCAATGCATTAACGTGAATAATTGATCTACGTTCTCTCATAACATTCGGAAACTCAGCTTGCCTAAGAATTATAAAGTAATAAGTTAATGGGGAACACCCTGAATAACCCGAGGATAAACCTGGCGAATCATCTCAAACAGCCCTGGACTCCTctcagcaagcaccatAGGATCTTCTCCAAGGCCGACAAAGATGGTGGATACACCAGCGTCCTGAAATTATGTGTCAGCGGAAGAGGCTCATTGAGGATATAAGAAAATTACGAACGATGGCGCTGCCAATGGTGAAACTCTCGTTAAGACCAATGAGGAATGAGAAGAGAATCACAGGTCTATTACGAAAATGTGCGGGTCAGCAGTGAATACATATGTTGTCAGCGGAAGCACTCACGCAGAGTATTGCCCATTAGAGTTGTAAGCAGGGTGAGTGACTATATAGACGTTAAGCAGAGTCCCCGTCCTTTAGCATGTTCACATCGTCACTTACACCTGAGGTAGAGATAGCCCAGTACGGCACATAGGAAACCGTTGATATAGGCGCCCCACATGAGAGCTTTTCGTCAAAGAAGTCAGCCGATAGGTTCCCTGTAACAAAAAGTTCGGGTTTCACTTACCAGTACCAACAAGAGAGTCGTTCACCAGAGCGTCGATACCGCGGTCCTTCAGAAGTCTCCAAGTGTCCTTGGCAGCAGGAATGTATGATTTTCCGTAAAGAGCTAAGGGTCGTGGTCAGTCATGTGTGAATCCGCGAGCACGTGTACCGAAGAGAGGGCTCACCAATCTCAATACTGTGAGGTGAAAAAAAGCGTCATGTTAGCAAATAATAGGTCAATCTAAGGACATATAAAATCTCACTAGGCATCTGTAGATGTCATAGTCAGTTGTCCGCACTTATAAGTGTCAGGAATGGGGGAGGGGGGACGCACATTTATTGAAGTACTCGATCATCCATTGGATACAGCCGATACAGCATTGAGCAATACAGATGAGGATAGATCCGATCACTGAAATCTCGTCAGCGCGAGCCACATGAGATCATTGGTCAATGAGGGGGAAGGGAACATACTGTCACCCTGCCCAGCCTCATACTGACTGAGCAGTTGCAAGATTAATCTCAAAAGCTCAAGGATGGTAACCAATAAACTTCCAAAGGCGATTGATCCGAGGGAAAGAGTCGAAGCTCGCACAAAAGCCATCAAGCTTGCTCTCTTAGGCACACCTCCACCAGGGGTTCGAGGACCGTAGTAATACCATCCTATACATTCTAGGATCAGTAAAATTATAAATGAGGtaaggaaaagaagaccTGCCTCCAAAAACACCACCAGCGAGGGTACATAGAATGACGTTGGCGATGACCTGAGACATCCAGAGGTAGGCAAACGTCACGTAGAATACCAGACCTGCCACCTTGCTAGAGGAGCAACCCCCACCGGAGCAAGCTAATTCATTTAGCCACTCATCCTGGCCTCATGAGATTGGGCGAACGTACCAGCACTTCCTGGTGTCCATTTAACATATATGGAAATACAGGTGAATGTGTACCAAATTGATAGAGCTGCCTGGACAATGAGACCGATGAAGACAACGACGTATACTGAAGGGTGGTGCTTTGTAACGTCAATTGTTGTTTGAAGAAGCAGTTTAGCCAGAGGGATACTGGGTGGCCGAATGTGAGCGCGAATATTTCACAACTACAGTCAGAAAGGGCTTACCGCTTTCGCATGCCCCaatagaagaagactgaAAGAAGGGCGATgacaaggaagatgatagCTCCTGACCAGTCTGTTACGAAAGTTAGCTGGATCACTAGGCGTAAGATATTTAACCCTAATCCACATACACCGGATGATAAAGTAGTCTTGGATTATGATCCATCAGCAACTTACTCTTACACTTCATGATATAATTGTAGCTCACAAATACAAATGCCTATGTTAAGGATGACCGTCAATGCTAGAGTAACTTCAAGGATGATCTTAGTGAACGCCCTCAATGCCTGCGAATTACTGAATGAGCTGCATTGTTAAGTAGATTAAGGTGAAGGTGACTCACCATAAGATATAAGGATGCAATGACCAAACCGAGAGCAACGACAACGAGAAGAAGGTAGACTGTGTGGCTTCATCATATTTAGATGTAAGTTTCGTTTGGACCTCACAAAAAAGTAACCTACTAGTCGAGCGTAACACTGGTCCCTGTACCCCCTTCACCAGAGTTACCCATTCCACCTCCCAAACCATTCACCTTCACGAAACTATGTATCGCAATACCAGAAACAACCGCAAACCCAACAACGGCAGCGATAAACAATATCAGCGGAATAATGTCGTTCACCCTCTTTCGAGGTTTCATTCTCTCTCCTGTCTTTTCAGTTGCTTGGGAGAAGGGCGCGGTGTCTTGGTATATGGGCTGCCCACCCATTTCGGGGTTGGTAGCAGCATAAGGCTGAGAAGGCTGCATGTTGTAATTGGGCGGTTGGCTTTGGGGAGGGACATACTCCTGCTTGCCCCTGTATTGGTCTTGAGCCGGACCGCCAGGGGGAGGAGCAtattgttgttgttggtaCCCGTTTGGATTCCCGCCTTGGTAGAATTCCTGGGCGCTCATTTATAGAAGGTGTAGATGTtgatggaaaagaaatACATAAAGAGGTCTGCAGATAAGAACGGATAGACTCAGAGTGGCTCGGGTCTACTCTCGCCTATCAAACGTAAAGATCCCGTCAACGGAAAACATGAGCAAAATAAAGGCTAAGACAAGACTTTGGCTTGGGAATGACATCATCGTCAAAAAAACATTACATTAAGAAATTAATTAATAAACAACGCCAAACGCGCGATCGATCAGACAAGAAATAATATTAGTATGCTGAGACTTTGTGGATACCGTGTTCAAATTCTTTCCAACAGATTCGCTCAACATAGGCCCAGAAATAGGTAGTGAAAGATAGCATGTAGACGTTGATGAAGCGCCTCCATCAATGCTTTCAAGAAGCCCAAGTAATCTTGCTTGGTAGAGGATGTGTTGCGATATGCTGCTGTCTGGCCAGGATCTGCTTGAAACATGGCATTGATGACGAGCGtagagaagagagattcGTGCAGATTAAATATCGTCCCGGATTGCAATGCACATGGCAGTCTTCTTTGCGGGAATGTCTTATTATTAACAAGCCAGATTGACTGGCTAGGAAATGTGTGCCTGCATGCGCAATATTGCCGTCCTTTATGAAGTCACCGTCATTGCTAAAGCTTGTAATGTGTAGGCGCATGGGGCATGCACTCCGTGGTAGATCGTACATTACTATCCTGCAAGCTGCATGCAATACATGCATTATACTGTCTGTCTGTTCGTTTACATGATAACTGTGGATGTTGTAGTCCACGCCACGCCACGCGACTTAACGCCGAAATCCCGAGTTGTATGACGGAGGGCGCACAGACCATGATGTGGGAGAACCGGTAGGTGgttggaaggaagaacgaAGATATCTAAGACTCTAAAAACATAAACTCTATTCTCCGCCCGCCACCCGTCTACGTCAACCATAAGATATTCCCCCGAACGGGGCTGTGTACCACCTTACAACCCACATGGCCTGACGTTAATATACGACCAACATGAACCGAGCCGTCCAGAGGAGTCAACTCTTCAACCCCGCCGGCCAGCAGACACGCTCCCAGTACGACCCTCAGAATCCTGGTATGCAGCACAGAGGACCTGCTGGATCCGGCCCGCAGCAACAGTATCAGCAGTACCAGCAGTATCAACAACCGCAACAGCAAGgtcagcaacagcagcagcagcaacaacagtTATCACAACAAGGGCCACAATCGACAAATGGCACTGCAGATGGTGCAAGTGGAACTGGGAGCACCCCTGGTCAAGAGATGAACCTTGCATCAGTGCTGCATTATCTGCAAAGcgaatggagaagatgggagaGAGATAGGAACGAGTGGGAAATTGAGAGGGCAGAGATGAGAGTATGTCGATCTTGCGCTCGAGAGGGTTTATGCGCTCGAAGTGTTCAACTGCTGATGCCTATATAGGCCCGGATTGCATTGCTGGAAGGACAAAGAAGATCAGCCGAAAATCTCAAGGTGGATTTGTTGCGAAGAGTCAAAATGCTCGAGTTTGCTCTACGACAAGAGAGGACGAAGAGCGTTGGTGCTGGAGGCAAGCTCAACAGTGTCCCACCTACTCGCTTAGCTGTACTTCAGGACGAAGACAGGCTTTCAACAGGAGACAAGGAAGGTAGCGGAAGTGAAGGTAGTCAAGACGACAGTGTGTTTTGCCTTCACCTTTCTACTTGTCCTGATTTGACCATCTTTTAGTCGTTGAGAGGCCAACCAAGGTGAACGGCGTCCATTCTGCTGCTATCGGCAAATCCTCTACAATCGTGTCTCGCTCCCAGCCTGCCGGGGTAAATCAGTGGAAGAACATCGGCGTCGCCCCAAGAGATCCTAAAGCCCGTGCACGAAGTCGGGAATATCTGAAACAGTATGTCATAATATGATCTAAACCCGGTGGAGATCATCTCACCTGCTCTTGATAGATGTCTTCAAGAGATCAGCTACCTTACTTCTCCTGGTGCCCTCAATCCTCTCCCTTCGTATCCCCCCATAGACCCCtctgctcttcctcagcCAGAAGCGTTACACGATCCTAATCACCCCGAGGTTGATCCTTATGAACGACCCCGAAAAGAATTGCCT
Encoded proteins:
- a CDS encoding A/G-specific adenine glycosylase, yielding MLRKSSSPSVYSVSDSDSSDYSPSVSETKRSSFKRKRAAPVSTKSRAKAIIVKGARGKSIAIDNVEDIEDLGSTISRRHGMEYHSIDKIVDGKESLLSWFERVREKRGMPWRKKYDPSSSIEENGQRAYEIWVSEVMLQQTQVATVIAYWQKWMERWPTIGDLAKADVEEVNAAWRGLGYYRRARSLLAGAKTVMGNSKYDGRLPDDPVILEKEIDGVGRYTAGAICSMAYGARTSIIDGNIHRLLTRLLAVHAPQTAPATIKFLWRIADELINHLPSGDKHKGVAGDWNQALMELGSQICKPANPQCGICPLQKFCKGYAELSNPPPLPSTAESNCKLCAPIPCDIKTDNIPTVMMFPMKKEKKASRVKEESVCVVQWRGNGDQRRWLFTKRPEKGLLAGLFEPPTTPVSEGLSPSERLSASLEALSDYIKITEEDAEGLQTSNRDVGNIPHIFSHINMTYHIHLLTLTSSGSEPPSIKPRTPRPAVWLSGEEVEKANVGTGVKKVWAEIYGSWGSFEESKMGAVVAKKEKITKNKPMKPKSPAANKDGKVVKKVMMPAMPTRRKVVDVVE
- a CDS encoding protein PNS1 produces the protein MSAQEFYQGGNPNGYQQQQYAPPPGGPAQDQYRGKQEYVPPQSQPPNYNMQPSQPYAATNPEMGGQPIYQDTAPFSQATEKTGERMKPRKRVNDIIPLILFIAAVVGFAVVSGIAIHSFVKVNGLGGGMGNSGEGGTGTSVTLDYHTVYLLLVVVALGLVIASLYLMALRAFTKIILEVTLALTVILNIGICIYYFIIRYWSGAIIFLVIALLSVFFYWGMRKRIPLAKLLLQTTIDVTKHHPSVYVVVFIGLIVQAALSIWYTFTCISIYVKWTPGSAACSGGGCSSSKVAGLVFYVTFAYLWMSQVIANVILCTLAGGVFGGWYYYGPRTPGGGVPKRASLMAFVRASTLSLGSIAFGSLLVTILELLRLILQLLSQYEAGQGDMIGSILICIAQCCIGCIQWMIEYFNKYAYIEIALYGKSYIPAAKDTWRLLKDRGIDALVNDSLVGTALMWGAYINGFLCAVLGYLYLRFTHPAYNSNGQYSAPVILFSFLIGLNESFTIGSAIDAGVSTIFVGLGEDPMVLAERSPGLFEMIRQVYPRVIQGVPH